The segment TGAAATCGTTAACGAAAGATGATTTTGTCCGCATTTTAACTCAACCACAAAATGCGTTAATCAAACAGTATACCGCATTACTCGCAACGGAAAATGTCGAACTTTCTTTTACCGAGGATGCAATTTCGGCTATTGCAGAACTTGCGCAACAGGTGAATGACCAGACAGAAAACATCGGAGCTCGACGTCTGCATACCGTCATGGAAAAATTACTGGAAGATATCTCATTCAACGCTCCGGAACTAGCTGGCCAGAAGATAACGATCGATGCACAATATGTTCGCGAACGGTTATCGAAGTTGGTGAAAAATTTGGATTTAAGTCGGTATATTCTATAAACTCAGTATAAAAATGGATAATGAGCATTGTAACGTTTACGGTTACAATGATTCATTCAATCGTCCCATTATTGTTCTCGTTCCTATCCTCTTGTGACAATTCCTATCTCTAAACATAAATCCGTAATCAAGTCAGCGTCGGTAGTCAGTTCCCTAACGATGGTCAGTCGTATCCTTGGGTATCTGCGGGATGCGGTTATCGGGTATGCGTTTGGTGGAAATAAATGGTATACCGACATCTTCTTTTTAAGTTTTGAAATTCCGAATTTCTGTCGTCGTCTTTTGGGAGAAGGCGCGTTATCCGCTGCGTTCATTTCCGTTTTCACCGATTATCTGACCAATAAAGAGAAAAAAGATGCTTGGGAATTCGCGAGTAATGTCGTAAACCTACTATTTCTGCTCACCGCAACGCTGGTTATCCTCGGGATTATTCTAACCCCGGTATTAGTGTATATTCTTATCCCTGGATATCGGCATAACCAACTGGCAATTGCCACCGCAATTAAATTGACTAGAATAATGTTCCCGTATTTAGGATTTATCGCATTTGCGGCGTTGTTTATGGGAATCCTCAATTCACTGCGGCATTTTGCGATGCCAGCAGCTACGCCGATATTTCTGAATCTATCCATGATAATCGCCGCGATATGGATATCGCCGTTATTCGGTTCGAATCTCGAAAACCGGTTAACCGGGCTGGCGTTAGGCGTTATCATTGGCGGATTCTTGCAAGCTGCAGTTCAGGTACCGGTTGCGCTGAAAAAAGGTATGCACTATACCGTTCGATTTAACTATCGGCATCCGGGCGTGATTCGCGTAGCGAAAATGCTTATCCCAGCGGTGTTCGGACTGGCGATAACTCAGATAAATCTCGCCGTAGATAAAATCTGTGCGTCTCTCGTCGGCGAAGGAACAATCTCTGCGTTATACTACGGGAACCGATTGGTTGAACTTCCGGAATCGGTGTTCGGGATAGCGATTGCGGTTGCGGTTATGCCGGTGCTCGCTACCCATGCGGCAAAAAAAGAGTTTCTGGAATTGAAGGAAACCTTAGCGTATGGATTACGATTAGCTATGTTTTTAACGATACCTGCTGCGGTCGGCTTGATCATTCTTCGGATACCAATCCTCAGTTTCCTATTCGAACGTGGAATGTTTACCGCTCAAGCTACGGAAGGCGCAGCGGTAGCGTTACTATTTTATTCGCTTGGATTATTCTCGTTTGCAGCGGTGAAAATTGTCGTTCCGGTATTCTATGCGCTAGAAGATGTTTGGGTACCGGTTAAAGTTGGGTTCATTGCCGTCGCTGTCAATACGGTATTAAACTTATCCCTGATGTGGTCAATGAAACAAGGCGGATTAGCGTTAGCGACCACGATTTCATCTACCGTAAACTGGGTATTACTCCTATACCTTCTGCGGAAACGAGTCGGATTACTCGGGCTGAAGAAAGTAACGAATTCGTTTCTACGCATACTTGCTGCGAGTGCGGTTATGGGTCTCGGCTGTTATGTTATCAATGGGTGGTATGTAGCACATATACCTATCAGTGGATTCATTGCGAAACTGGTTTATATAAGCGTAGTTATCGGAGTTAGCGCAATTATTTTTCTCGGTGCGTCGTGGGGATTTAGCGTCCACGAACTGCAGGATATCTGGCAGATTATCCGCAATAAAATTTTATTAGGGAGGAGGAAGTCTATATGAAACAACTGATTATCTCGTTCTTATTGGGAAGTATGTTAATCGTAGGAACAATATCTATTAGCGGGTGTACTGCGGTGGTAGTTGGTGGTGCGGCGGGTGCTGGTGGATATTGGTATGCGAAGAATTATCGGGCGTGTCCGTATTGTAAGAAACAGATTCGGAAAGATGCCTCGGTATGTCCATATTGCCAGCGAGCGGTTACCCCGATTCCGAAAGACCAACGGTAACACGCTCATTGGCCGCTGATTTAACTGATTTATTTGATGTATCGAAAATCAGAATCCCTATTAGAGAATCCGCTTTTTTAGGTGGAGTGCGAGAGAAGGTCGGGGCTATGCAATATAGAATACGATTCCCTCGGTGGTCTCTGTGGTTTGGTTTTATTGGATAGGGAATCCCCCGATAGTTTATCGTAAAATGCGGAAAACAACGATTAATTTTCGGAGTAAGGATGAACGAGCTCGAGCTCGTTCATCCTTACTCCGATTTCAATCTGTTCTTTCCACTCACTTAAGTTATCGGCGAGGTATTGTTCGGAAAACGACCTGCTATTAACGGTTTGCTAAATCAAACAAACCATTCCGTGCAGATAACCTAACCTGCAATTTGACACACTATACCGCTGTATAATATGATAACTAACTCGGTCGTGCTACATGGGGAACTAGCGGTGCCCTGTACCGGAAATCCGCTTATGCCGGGTGGAATTCCTCGATTGAGGGCTTTTACTCTCCCGTGTCTGACCAACGCAAGTGACGATGAGCATCAGGTCCTTCGCGACGAACCGCTATGAACCCCGCCAGGTCCGGAAGGAAGCAACGGTAAATAGCATCGTTCGGGTGCCGAAGGGGCACCTGATAGGAGTTAACTACGTTGGTTCCGGCGGTGGACGCGGCTCGAGATTGAGGTGCACGACCGGTAAACTCCTGCTAGAACCGAGCAGGGGCGAAATCCAAATGTCAAATCAACCCCGAATGCTAAACGTATAATGAACCTATAGTTAGGATTGTTAGAAATTTGGAATTAGTTGTGTGCGCCGTGGCGGAGGAAAGTTTGGCGGTTTGAGTTTGAAATTTGGAATTACATTTTGAATTTTGAATTTTGAGAGATATGGGATATCTGGTTTTTGCGCGGCGGTATCGACCGCAGACGTTTGATGAGGTTATCGGGCAAGAGCATATCACCCGCATGCTAGCTGGGTCGATTGCCGCGAACCGAATTGGTCATGCGTATTTGTTCTCAGGACCACGTGGGGTCGGGAAAACCAGTACTGCCCGTATTCTGGCGAAAGCGTTGAATTGTGTTACCGGTCCAACGGCGACTCCATGTAATCAATGTGATAATTGTACAAGCATTACCGAAGGAAGTAATCTAGATATCATTGAAATCGATGCGGCGTCGAACCGTGGAATCGATGATATTCGTCAATTGCGTGAATATGTTCGACTCGTTCCCACTGGCGGTAGTAGGTATAAGGTATATATTATCGACGAAGTGCATATGCTGACTCCGGAAGCGTTCAATGCACTGCTGAAAACGCTGGAAGAACCGCCAGCGCATGCGATATTCGTTCTCGCTACGACGGAAAAACAAAAAGTGCCGGCAACGATTATTTCCCGATGCCAGCAATGCGATTTCAAACGGATTTCAGTTGCGAATATCGTTAAACAACTCGACCGGATTGTTAGTTCTGAACCGAGTATCGAAATCTCAAATGATGAAAAACAGGCGATACTATATACCGTTGCGCGATCAGCTTCCGGCAGTATGCGCGATGCAGAAAGTCTGTTCGATCAGTTAATTTCGTTCACGGGCGGGAAACCGACGCTCGAACAAACCATCGCTCTGCTTGGCACCATTCCGTCTCAGATACTGTACGAACTGCTTGAACACGTTGCAGCGCAAGAAATCCCGGCAGCAATCATGAAACTCGATGCATTGATTGACCAAGGGATCGAATACGAAACCTTCCTTGATGATATGCTGCAGTATGTGAGAAGTTTAATGCTCCTGCAGGTGGTGGATGCGAACAGTCCGCAGCTAGATTTAACGGATGAAGAGAAACACCTGCGGATTGAACAGAGTAAAAAGTTTAAACTGTCGCAGCTGTTGCAAATGATGAAGTTAACCACCGCCGCAAAAGAACAGTTGCGGAAAACTATTCCCGGTCGTGTCGTTATCGAAATGCTCATTCTTGATTTCATCGAACTGAAACAGACTATCCCGTTACCGGAACTGGTTGACCGAGTTAAATCGTTGCAGAAACAAGGTGAACGCGGTAACCCGATACCGAGCTCTGGTAGCGGTGCAAATTCAGCGGATTTATTCAAGGGTCAACCCGAATCCGCAGAACCGAATCTGGAAAAAAAAACGGTTCCGACCTTCGAAGTAAGCGGTGAATCTACCCTATCGGCATTTATTTCACATTGGGACGATATCCGAAAAGTGATCAGTCAGACGAAACCAACATTGTCGGCGCATTTATCGGATGCGCAACCGCTCCGGATAGACGGTGATACTTTAGTTCTCGGATTCCAGAATGCGAATGGATTCCATAAACGTGCGGTTGAACAACCGGAAAGTCGGCAGTTGGTAGAATCGGTGATAACCCGAATGTGCGGGAAATCGTTTCGGATTAAAGGAGAGCTTATTGCGGCGGCACCGAAACCGGAGAAAACCGTGCCGATTCCAATCGTTCAGCCGAAAGCGCGACCGGAAGAAGCGGTGTTGCAGGAACCAACGATAAAGAAAATCATCAACCTGTTTGGGATTTCTGATGTGAAAGTAAAAAAGAAACTCGGAATTGAGGAGAAACCAGAAAATTATTAACCTCAGATTATGGAGATGAGCAAGCGATGGTTCGGTGTACCTTATTTAACGTTTAACGGAGGGGAATAACTAGATGAATATTGCCAAATTAATGAAACAAGCGGAAAAAATGCAGGCGAAAATGCTCGAAGTCCAAGAAGAGCTAGCGAAAAAAACAGTTGAAGCGACTTCCGGCGGCGGAATGGTGAAAGCGGTAGCGTCTGGCGATGGCATGATTGTAAGTATAAAAATTGACCCGCAGGTGGTATCCGCAAATGATATTGAGATGCTTGAAGATTTGGTGGTTGCTGCGGTGAATACTGCACTTGAGAATGTAAAATCTCTGGTAACTGAAGAAATGAAAAAAGTTACCGGCGGGATAGGTATCCCTGGTTTCATGTAATCAAAAACGGTGCAAATGTAGCATGGTAAATTGCTATGCAGTTTTACGCTCCTGCAATAGAAAAATTGGTTAATGAACTGCAGAAATTGCCGGGAATCGGGCAGAAGACCGCACAACGGCTAACGTACCATCTGCTAAAATCGTCTCCGGAACAGGTGCAATCGTTATCCGAGGCGATAGCTGGGATAATCGGGAAAATCAAACATTGCACGGTATGCAATAATCTGACGGAATCCGAGCGATGCAGTATTTGTGCTGACCCGAATCGAGATACCTCAGTGATTTGCGTCGTAGAACAGCCATTTGATATTCTTGCTTTTGAACGAACTCGAGCGTTTAATGGCGTATACCATGTTCTGCTCGGTGCGCTTTCACCGATAGATGGGATAACCCCGGATGATTTAACCATAGCCTCGTTACTTGCTCGGGTGCAGCGAGGTGGGGTTAAAGAGGTTATTCTCGGAACCAATCCGGATACTGAAGGAGAAGCGACAGCAGCGTATCTAGTTAATGTCTTACGCCCGTTTAATATCACTATATCTCGCCTCGGGGTTGGCGTACCGATTGGTGGCGATTTAGAATATGCAGATGAAGTAACGTTATCTCGCGCGCTGGAAGGAAGACGTCGCATATAAAACCATTCATTGGCAAAATGCAAAATGAACTGTGCAAATTTTAATGGTGTTATATGAAAAAACCTTGCATTGGAATAACCAGTAGTTACGATGCCGGAAAACGAAAAGATAGTTTGCGAAAGAATCGGGAGTTATACTATCTCAATCGAAGTTATGTTCTTTCGATTGAGCGCGCTGGCGGGATTCCGTTCATTCTTCCGCCAGTAGAAACCGTTGCTGACGCTGATATCGATACAACCTTATCCCAACTCGATGGATTATTATTAACTGGCGGATATGATATTCATCCGCGAGTGTATGGCGTTAACCGTGTGCATCCGAAAACAGAACCGCTCGACTGGTTACGGTTGAACTATGAACTAGCGCTGGTTAAACGCGCGCTCCACCGAGAACTCCCGATTTTAGCAATCTGTTTAGGGATTCAGATGGTAAACGTTGCTGCGGGCGGAACGTTATATCAAGATATTCCGTCTGAACTCCAGAACCCGCTCATCCATTCGCAGAAAGAAAACCGTGACGTTTTAACCCATTGGGTAGAAATCGATAGAACGAGCCGGTTATATCACATTGTTAAAACGACGCGATTGCAAACGAACTCGTTCCATCATCAAGCGCTCGCGCAAGTTGCGGCCGGATTTCGGGCGGTAGCTTGGACGAAAGATGGAATTATTGAAGCGATTGAATCCACAGATAAAATATTTCGACTCGGAATCCAATGGCATCCGGAAGAGTTGATTAAATATCCTAAACATCTTGCGTTGTTTAAAGAACTTGTGAAACAAGCTAGTTATTAAAAACTATTTCTACCACCAAGACGCTAAGCCACAAAGAAATACTAATTAAGATACTGTAAATAACTTTGTGAACCTTAGTGGTCTTTGTGCTTTTGAGGCAAAAATATTACGATGAAAGATTTATTAATAACTTTACAAGGAGGGAATATGAAACAAGGCAAAGGGTTTACTTTGATTGAACTGTTAATAGTCGTAGCGATTATAGCTATCCTAGCAGCGATAGCGATTCCGAATTTTCTCGCAGCGCAGACCCGGTCGAAAGTATCAAAATCAAAATCGGAAATGCGGAATTTAGCTACTGCATTAGAAGCATACTATACGGATAACAATCAATATCCCTGTCCGCAACCGCCAGGATACTATAATGTTCCGAATAGTTTATCTACGCCGGTATCGTATGTCGCGAATATCGCTTCATTCTACGATCCATTTTCCGCACGGTTCCCCGGAACGTCTATGTTACATCGGTATGGATATTTATCTGCGGATTGGCCACAGTATTATTGGAACTCTTCCCTTAGCGCAGAGAATCGCGAACGCGCCGGTAAATGGCGGTTAGATGGGTTCGGTCCGACTGAGAATCGTGCTGGTGGTTGGCCAAACTGTCCGACGTATGACCCGACGAACGGAACGATTAGCAACGGACAGATATACCGTAGCCAGAAAGACCCGCTCGGTATCCAATTCTAAAAAAATAACCACAGAGGATAACATAGATATAAACAAAGTTTTCTACGTTAATCTATGTTCATCTGTGGTTAAAATAGGTTTTACGGGAGTTTATAGGTACCTAATCCACTCGGGTTAATTTGCGTAACGATAATATTCCCGAAACTAATCACGCCATTCGTCGGGTCGTAAAGGATATCGAACGAATATAATCCGTCGTAAGCGCCGTATCCGCCGATATATTCCGGCGGTTTATAATAGACTAAATCCGGCCCGAGTGACATCTGGTTCCATTTTCCATATTTTTTAAATGCACCTTGGTTTGCGGTCGGGTCATCAACCGAATCTCTCGTATCCCAATAGGAATACGCTTCCGCTGCAGAAACAATTTTATGGTAGGTATATAGTTTCGCTTCTTCCTCATATCCCGGAAGAACCGAAACGGCCATGATTGCAAACGGATCTGGTGGTCGTGAACGGATATATGCAACCGGTGTGGTAACTTCTATCGGGGTAACTCCGTATCCGTTATTCGGCGGATACGACGTTTCGTCAACATAATATGCTTCTAACGCAGTCGCTATTGACCGCATATCCGCTTTCGTTCGGGAAACTTTCGCCCGGGTTTGCGCTGCAAGAAAATTCGGGATCGCTATCGCTGCAAGTATCGCAATAATCGCGACGACTATCAATAATTCAATTAACGTAAACCCATTGTTGGTTTTCCGTGGTATCATACACGCTTTCGCCTCCCTTATCAATTCGTTCATGGTTTAACTAACATCGCCGGAACAAATCTTGAACGATCCATTCACTATCCAGTTACTTCTCGCCTAAACCTCTATGGTTAGTTTATCGCAGAGACGCTTCTTCTGTCAATATAAATCAGGTACGGTTTCTCAAGGTATTGATTTCTTTCACGCAATGGATATCCTGGATTTGTTGCGCGTATTGTTCTGCGGTATTCAGCCAGGTATTGGTTAAGGACATATTGTTTCTTTGCGAAGCGACTTTCGCCAGCGTTAACGCACACCACGCTAAATCGCGCGGGTTCCCCGCTCGTTTCGCTAGGTCATACGCTTTCCTTGCCTGTAGGTCAGCTTGGTCAAGGTTATGGTTCAGGAGCGCAAGTTCCGCAAGCAGACGATAGGTTATCGTTGCGTTTTGTTCCTGAATTTCGCGTATGAACGGAACAACTTTATCCGCAGTTTGTTCAGCTCGGTCAACTTGTTCATGGCGAATGTATAACTCTAATAGTCCATTGAGAACTACTACGGAAGTATAATGTTCTTTTGTCGTCTCCGCAACGGTCAATCCCTGCAAGAAATAATCTAACGCCCGCTGGTAATCGTTCAAGAACAAATATACATAGCCAAAATTACACAGCACAATCGCTTGTGCGTTTGGGTCGCCCATTTTTTCCGCTTCCGATAACACATACCGATAGATAGTTATCGCTTCTTTCTCTTTCCCTTGCAGCCAATAGATCCACCCGATATTATTCTGGGCGGCGACTTCACCTTTTTTGAATCCGATTTCGCGCGCTAACCGAACACAATCGTTATACGCTGCAACCGCTGCGTCGAGTTTCCCCAGTTTTTCATAGAGTATCCCGAGATTGTTATATCCGGCTACCTGCCCCCTTTTATCGCCGAGTTCTTCCCGCAACGCTAGCCCCTGTTGGATATGCTGGATTGCCGCAGTATAATCTCCCATTGACCAGTAGGTTAACCCTAGATTATTATGCGCATGCGCTAACAACCTTACATCCTGCAAGTCTTGACTTAATTTTAACACTTCTTCAAAATAGCGAATTGCGGAATCGAACTGCCCTAAATCCCGCGAAATTACCGCTAGCCGGTTGATACAATCGAGTTCCGCTTTCGTATCGCCCTGCTGCTGGCAGAGCGTAAACGCTCGTTGTTCGAAATCAATCGCTAGCTGGAACTCGCCGAGTTGTCGATGGAGTTCGCCGAGATTCTGATATGCCCGAATGAGTAAAACGGTGTTTCCGATACTCTGGGCGAGTTCCGCAGCGGTCATGTTATCGTGCATGGCGGATTTAATATCGCCAATCAGTTCGGATACCGTTCCCCGGTTCAGACGTAACGTGATTTCTAATTCTATCCGTTGTGATGCGGTGCCAGGAAAATATTCCGTTCGTTTTAACGCTTGCGTATAGAAATCGAGCGCCGCTTCATTTGCATACAGCAGTCGGCATTTATCTCCGGCTTTCACCAAATATTCGAGCGCTTTCTGGTTATTATTACTATTCGAATAATGATGGGCAATCAGTTCATAATGTTCATCTAACCGGTCTGGATACATTATTTCGATACATTGCGCAATTTTCTCGTGATATATTTTCCGCCGTTTGACTAGCAAGGTATTATAGGTTACCTCTTGGGTTATCGAATGACGAAAGATATATTCGAGTTCTGGAATTACACTCTGCTGAAGAATCAATCCGGTTCTCATGAGGTCGGTGAGGTGCTGTTCTAAATCTTGTTCAACTTCTAGAACATAGTCTAACACTTTATAGCGGAACCGGTGCCCGATAACCGAGGCACACTGCAGCACCCGACGTGGATGCGATGCTAATCGGTCGATTCGGGATAACACCACACCTTGGATCGTATCCGGAATATCGATCTCGTAGAGTGATTTCGTGAGACGCCAGCCGTCCGCAGATGGTTGTAAGGTTCCACTCTGGCATAAATAGAGAATGACTTCTTCAGCGAAAAACGGGTTCCCTTCCGTTTTCTTGAGGATGGTTTCCATTAACTCCTGCGGGAATTTCTGGAATCCTAATAAGTGGGAGATGAGTTTTTCGCTATCGTGCTCAGACAATTCTTTCAGTTCGAGCGTAATCTGTTTTCCGCGAGTAACCCACGGATGCGTGAAATAGGGACGATAGACCAGCACCATTGCCACCGGAACATTGCTGAGTTCAGGGATTAAATAGTTGATT is part of the bacterium genome and harbors:
- the murJ gene encoding murein biosynthesis integral membrane protein MurJ; the encoded protein is MTIPISKHKSVIKSASVVSSLTMVSRILGYLRDAVIGYAFGGNKWYTDIFFLSFEIPNFCRRLLGEGALSAAFISVFTDYLTNKEKKDAWEFASNVVNLLFLLTATLVILGIILTPVLVYILIPGYRHNQLAIATAIKLTRIMFPYLGFIAFAALFMGILNSLRHFAMPAATPIFLNLSMIIAAIWISPLFGSNLENRLTGLALGVIIGGFLQAAVQVPVALKKGMHYTVRFNYRHPGVIRVAKMLIPAVFGLAITQINLAVDKICASLVGEGTISALYYGNRLVELPESVFGIAIAVAVMPVLATHAAKKEFLELKETLAYGLRLAMFLTIPAAVGLIILRIPILSFLFERGMFTAQATEGAAVALLFYSLGLFSFAAVKIVVPVFYALEDVWVPVKVGFIAVAVNTVLNLSLMWSMKQGGLALATTISSTVNWVLLLYLLRKRVGLLGLKKVTNSFLRILAASAVMGLGCYVINGWYVAHIPISGFIAKLVYISVVIGVSAIIFLGASWGFSVHELQDIWQIIRNKILLGRRKSI
- a CDS encoding zinc ribbon domain-containing protein; amino-acid sequence: MKQLIISFLLGSMLIVGTISISGCTAVVVGGAAGAGGYWYAKNYRACPYCKKQIRKDASVCPYCQRAVTPIPKDQR
- the dnaX gene encoding DNA polymerase III subunit gamma/tau; this translates as MGYLVFARRYRPQTFDEVIGQEHITRMLAGSIAANRIGHAYLFSGPRGVGKTSTARILAKALNCVTGPTATPCNQCDNCTSITEGSNLDIIEIDAASNRGIDDIRQLREYVRLVPTGGSRYKVYIIDEVHMLTPEAFNALLKTLEEPPAHAIFVLATTEKQKVPATIISRCQQCDFKRISVANIVKQLDRIVSSEPSIEISNDEKQAILYTVARSASGSMRDAESLFDQLISFTGGKPTLEQTIALLGTIPSQILYELLEHVAAQEIPAAIMKLDALIDQGIEYETFLDDMLQYVRSLMLLQVVDANSPQLDLTDEEKHLRIEQSKKFKLSQLLQMMKLTTAAKEQLRKTIPGRVVIEMLILDFIELKQTIPLPELVDRVKSLQKQGERGNPIPSSGSGANSADLFKGQPESAEPNLEKKTVPTFEVSGESTLSAFISHWDDIRKVISQTKPTLSAHLSDAQPLRIDGDTLVLGFQNANGFHKRAVEQPESRQLVESVITRMCGKSFRIKGELIAAAPKPEKTVPIPIVQPKARPEEAVLQEPTIKKIINLFGISDVKVKKKLGIEEKPENY
- a CDS encoding YbaB/EbfC family nucleoid-associated protein — translated: MNIAKLMKQAEKMQAKMLEVQEELAKKTVEATSGGGMVKAVASGDGMIVSIKIDPQVVSANDIEMLEDLVVAAVNTALENVKSLVTEEMKKVTGGIGIPGFM
- the recR gene encoding recombination mediator RecR; protein product: MQFYAPAIEKLVNELQKLPGIGQKTAQRLTYHLLKSSPEQVQSLSEAIAGIIGKIKHCTVCNNLTESERCSICADPNRDTSVICVVEQPFDILAFERTRAFNGVYHVLLGALSPIDGITPDDLTIASLLARVQRGGVKEVILGTNPDTEGEATAAYLVNVLRPFNITISRLGVGVPIGGDLEYADEVTLSRALEGRRRI
- a CDS encoding gamma-glutamyl-gamma-aminobutyrate hydrolase family protein, whose translation is MKKPCIGITSSYDAGKRKDSLRKNRELYYLNRSYVLSIERAGGIPFILPPVETVADADIDTTLSQLDGLLLTGGYDIHPRVYGVNRVHPKTEPLDWLRLNYELALVKRALHRELPILAICLGIQMVNVAAGGTLYQDIPSELQNPLIHSQKENRDVLTHWVEIDRTSRLYHIVKTTRLQTNSFHHQALAQVAAGFRAVAWTKDGIIEAIESTDKIFRLGIQWHPEELIKYPKHLALFKELVKQASY
- a CDS encoding type II secretion system protein GspG produces the protein MPNFLAAQTRSKVSKSKSEMRNLATALEAYYTDNNQYPCPQPPGYYNVPNSLSTPVSYVANIASFYDPFSARFPGTSMLHRYGYLSADWPQYYWNSSLSAENRERAGKWRLDGFGPTENRAGGWPNCPTYDPTNGTISNGQIYRSQKDPLGIQF
- a CDS encoding type II secretion system protein GspG; the encoded protein is MIPRKTNNGFTLIELLIVVAIIAILAAIAIPNFLAAQTRAKVSRTKADMRSIATALEAYYVDETSYPPNNGYGVTPIEVTTPVAYIRSRPPDPFAIMAVSVLPGYEEEAKLYTYHKIVSAAEAYSYWDTRDSVDDPTANQGAFKKYGKWNQMSLGPDLVYYKPPEYIGGYGAYDGLYSFDILYDPTNGVISFGNIIVTQINPSGLGTYKLP
- a CDS encoding tetratricopeptide repeat protein, with product MPQPGYKICPYCAEEIKEQAIKCRYCQTMLIDTTPAAPSSVSFPGSARLTVEDQTELQRLSRFVPSKVIEGILSGSEMMEEGERRNLTILFADIAGFTPLAETLDPEELKDLIDTYLGTMTEIIHKYDGTVDKFIGDAVMALFGAPVAHEDDPERALRSALEIQAAMTRLGNKFNREIKLHIGISCGEVIVGGLGGGQRLDYTAIGDVVNLASRLQSIAEPGQTVVSQRIYERTQYAFEFKSLGTIELKGKSAPITAYAVEKPIRDYDKMPMRKMSSVELIGRETELCLLLNVLEETKQSHGVVVHLKGESGVGKSRLMYEFGKEARSRGFQFYYGRCLSYGKGSPYLPFIDLFIRGLCGIPDSISKFDAARKVEEFLLHLSADLRDEIPYIQYLVTPEGAPQSVLEEEPKSRMKRIFNAVFAVIKHTAVKKPLVLEFEDLQWADSLSLNLINYLIPELSNVPVAMVLVYRPYFTHPWVTRGKQITLELKELSEHDSEKLISHLLGFQKFPQELMETILKKTEGNPFFAEEVILYLCQSGTLQPSADGWRLTKSLYEIDIPDTIQGVVLSRIDRLASHPRRVLQCASVIGHRFRYKVLDYVLEVEQDLEQHLTDLMRTGLILQQSVIPELEYIFRHSITQEVTYNTLLVKRRKIYHEKIAQCIEIMYPDRLDEHYELIAHHYSNSNNNQKALEYLVKAGDKCRLLYANEAALDFYTQALKRTEYFPGTASQRIELEITLRLNRGTVSELIGDIKSAMHDNMTAAELAQSIGNTVLLIRAYQNLGELHRQLGEFQLAIDFEQRAFTLCQQQGDTKAELDCINRLAVISRDLGQFDSAIRYFEEVLKLSQDLQDVRLLAHAHNNLGLTYWSMGDYTAAIQHIQQGLALREELGDKRGQVAGYNNLGILYEKLGKLDAAVAAYNDCVRLAREIGFKKGEVAAQNNIGWIYWLQGKEKEAITIYRYVLSEAEKMGDPNAQAIVLCNFGYVYLFLNDYQRALDYFLQGLTVAETTKEHYTSVVVLNGLLELYIRHEQVDRAEQTADKVVPFIREIQEQNATITYRLLAELALLNHNLDQADLQARKAYDLAKRAGNPRDLAWCALTLAKVASQRNNMSLTNTWLNTAEQYAQQIQDIHCVKEINTLRNRT